In Saccharothrix syringae, the following are encoded in one genomic region:
- the rsmI gene encoding 16S rRNA (cytidine(1402)-2'-O)-methyltransferase — protein sequence MVLAATPLGDVRDASPRLVDALGSADVVAAEDTRRLRSLAAALGVAPSGRVVSFYDQNERERLPGLLEALRSGATVLLVTDAGMPSVSDPGYRLVAACVEEDVRVTCLPGPSAVTTALALSGLPSDRFCFDGFPPRKSGERRRWFAGLAAEPRTCVFFESPHRLADSLADAVAVLGPDRRAAVCRELTKTYEEVRRGSLGELAGWAAEGVRGEITVVLAGAEPSAGPSMEALVAEVKQRVADGERLKAAAAEVAAAAGVSKKALYDAAVSGS from the coding sequence TTGGTGCTGGCGGCTACTCCGCTCGGAGACGTCCGGGACGCGTCGCCGCGCCTGGTCGACGCACTCGGCTCGGCCGACGTGGTCGCCGCCGAGGACACCCGGAGGCTGCGGTCGCTGGCGGCCGCGCTCGGCGTCGCCCCGTCCGGGCGGGTGGTGAGCTTCTACGACCAGAACGAGCGGGAGCGGCTGCCCGGCCTGCTGGAGGCGCTGCGCTCGGGGGCGACCGTGCTGCTGGTGACCGACGCGGGCATGCCCAGCGTGTCCGACCCCGGCTACCGGCTGGTGGCGGCGTGCGTCGAGGAGGACGTCCGGGTGACGTGCCTGCCCGGCCCGTCGGCGGTGACCACGGCGCTGGCCCTGTCGGGCCTGCCCTCGGACCGCTTCTGCTTCGACGGCTTCCCGCCGCGCAAGTCCGGGGAGCGGCGGCGCTGGTTCGCCGGGCTGGCCGCCGAACCCCGGACCTGCGTGTTCTTCGAGTCCCCGCACCGGCTGGCGGACAGCCTCGCGGACGCGGTGGCGGTGCTGGGCCCGGACCGGCGGGCGGCGGTGTGCCGGGAGCTGACCAAGACCTACGAGGAGGTCCGCCGGGGCAGCCTCGGCGAGCTGGCCGGATGGGCGGCGGAGGGGGTGCGCGGCGAGATCACGGTGGTGCTGGCCGGTGCCGAGCCGTCCGCCGGGCCCTCGATGGAGGCGCTGGTGGCCGAGGTGAAGCAGCGCGTGGCGGACGGCGAGCGCCTGAAGGCGGCGGCGGCCGAGGTCGCGGCGGCGGCGGGGGTGAGCAAGAAGGCCCTCTACGACGCCGCGGTCAGCGGCTCCTGA
- the metG gene encoding methionine--tRNA ligase, giving the protein MSASVLTAVAWPYANGPRHIGHVSGFGVPSDVFSRFMRMSGHRVLMVSGSDEHGTPISVQAEKEGLTTRQLVDKYHRVITEDLHGLGLSYDLFTRTTTGNHYHVVQELFLALWRNGYVVPRTEMGAISPSTGRTLPDRYIEGTCPICGYDGARGDQCDNCGNQLDPADLKNPRSRINGETPKFVETEHLFLDLPQFIDALGGWLQTRTEWRPNVLKFSQNLIGDLRPRAITRDLDWGIPIPLDGWRDQPMKRFYVWFDAVIGYFSASVEWARRSGDPDAWREFWTGDAQGYYFMGKDNIVFHSLIWPSLLLGQNGEGARGGEPGSFGRLNLPTEVVSSEFLTMSGSKFSTSRGTVIYVTDFLREFGPDALRYFISVAGPENQDTDFTWEEFVRRTNFELANEWGNLVNRSISMAHKNVGAVPNPVRPADADHDLLNLSRGAFDVVGAHLRRSRFKQAATEAMKVVGAANRYLSDQEPWKLKDDPERRDTVLHTALQVVQDANALLTPFLPHSAQKVHELLGGTGVWAAQPRVTEVADLDVADREYPVLTGDYAAEQATWASTPIEVGRPLAKPTPLFAKLDPELGEKGPEWAPIVP; this is encoded by the coding sequence ATGAGTGCCTCCGTGCTGACCGCGGTGGCGTGGCCCTACGCCAACGGCCCCCGCCACATCGGTCACGTCTCCGGTTTCGGTGTCCCCTCCGACGTGTTCTCCCGCTTCATGCGCATGTCGGGCCACCGGGTGCTCATGGTCTCGGGCTCCGACGAGCACGGCACGCCCATCTCGGTCCAGGCCGAGAAGGAGGGCCTGACCACCCGCCAGCTCGTCGACAAGTACCACCGCGTGATCACCGAGGACCTGCACGGCCTCGGCCTGTCCTACGACCTGTTCACCCGCACCACCACCGGCAACCACTACCACGTCGTCCAGGAGCTGTTCCTCGCCCTCTGGCGCAACGGCTACGTCGTGCCCAGGACCGAGATGGGCGCGATCAGCCCGTCCACCGGCCGCACCCTGCCCGACCGCTACATCGAGGGCACCTGCCCGATCTGCGGCTACGACGGCGCCCGCGGCGACCAGTGCGACAACTGCGGCAACCAGCTCGACCCGGCCGACCTGAAGAACCCGCGCTCGCGGATCAACGGCGAGACCCCGAAGTTCGTCGAGACCGAGCACCTGTTCCTGGACCTGCCGCAGTTCATCGACGCCCTCGGCGGCTGGCTGCAGACCCGCACCGAGTGGCGGCCGAACGTGCTCAAGTTCAGCCAGAACCTCATCGGCGACCTGCGCCCGCGCGCCATCACCCGCGACCTGGACTGGGGCATCCCCATCCCGCTCGACGGGTGGCGCGACCAGCCGATGAAGCGGTTCTACGTCTGGTTCGACGCGGTCATCGGGTACTTCAGCGCCTCGGTCGAGTGGGCGCGCCGCAGCGGGGACCCGGACGCGTGGCGCGAGTTCTGGACCGGTGACGCCCAGGGCTACTACTTCATGGGCAAGGACAACATCGTCTTCCACTCGCTGATCTGGCCCTCCCTGCTGCTGGGCCAGAACGGCGAGGGCGCCAGGGGCGGCGAGCCCGGCTCGTTCGGCCGGCTGAACCTGCCCACCGAGGTCGTCTCGTCCGAGTTCCTCACCATGAGCGGTTCGAAGTTCTCCACCTCCCGGGGCACGGTCATCTACGTGACCGACTTCCTCCGGGAGTTCGGCCCGGACGCGCTGCGCTACTTCATCTCGGTGGCCGGGCCGGAGAACCAGGACACCGACTTCACCTGGGAGGAGTTCGTCCGCCGGACGAACTTCGAGCTGGCCAACGAGTGGGGCAACCTGGTCAACCGGTCGATCTCGATGGCCCACAAGAACGTGGGCGCGGTGCCGAACCCGGTCAGGCCCGCCGACGCCGACCACGACCTGCTGAACCTCAGCCGGGGCGCGTTCGACGTGGTCGGGGCCCACCTGCGCCGCTCCCGCTTCAAGCAGGCGGCCACCGAGGCGATGAAGGTGGTCGGCGCGGCCAACCGCTACCTGTCCGACCAGGAGCCGTGGAAGCTCAAGGACGACCCGGAGCGCCGGGACACCGTCCTGCACACCGCCCTCCAGGTCGTCCAGGACGCCAACGCCCTGCTCACGCCGTTCCTGCCGCACTCCGCGCAGAAGGTGCACGAGCTGCTGGGCGGCACCGGCGTGTGGGCGGCGCAGCCGCGGGTGACCGAGGTCGCCGACCTCGACGTCGCCGACCGGGAGTACCCGGTGCTGACCGGCGACTACGCGGCCGAGCAGGCCACCTGGGCGTCCACGCCCATCGAGGTCGGCCGCCCGCTGGCCAAGCCGACCCCGCTGTTCGCGAAGCTCGACCCGGAGCTGGGCGAGAAGGGCCCCGAGTGGGCCCCGATCGTCCCGTGA
- a CDS encoding TatD family hydrolase, protein MTKRAGERPPAPEPLPVPVVDAHTHLDACGAKTPEDVKALLDRAGAAGVDRVVTVADDLDSARWVVEAAGWDDRVFAAVALHPTRTADFGEAEQAELARLAAHPRVVAIGETGLDYYWDYSPPEAQQVAFRWHVELAKRTGKPLMIHDRDAHEDVLTVLDAEGAPPEVVFHCFSGDLDFARRCVDRGFTLSFAGTATFRNAHALREAARWVPGDHVLVETDAPFLTPHPYRGRPNEPYCANYTLRDLATLREADLAELAAMITRNAERIFGLRDAVRS, encoded by the coding sequence GTGACCAAGCGCGCGGGCGAGCGGCCACCGGCACCGGAACCCCTCCCGGTGCCGGTGGTCGACGCCCACACCCACCTCGACGCCTGCGGCGCCAAGACCCCGGAGGACGTCAAGGCCCTGCTCGACCGGGCGGGCGCGGCGGGCGTGGACCGCGTGGTCACCGTCGCCGACGACCTGGACTCGGCCCGCTGGGTCGTCGAGGCGGCCGGCTGGGACGACCGGGTCTTCGCCGCCGTCGCGCTGCACCCCACCCGCACCGCGGACTTCGGCGAGGCCGAGCAGGCCGAGCTGGCCCGGCTCGCCGCGCACCCGCGCGTGGTGGCGATCGGCGAGACCGGCCTGGACTACTACTGGGACTACTCGCCGCCCGAGGCGCAGCAGGTCGCCTTCCGGTGGCACGTCGAGCTCGCCAAGCGCACCGGCAAGCCGCTGATGATCCACGACCGGGACGCCCACGAGGACGTCCTCACGGTGCTCGACGCCGAGGGCGCGCCGCCCGAGGTGGTCTTCCACTGCTTCTCCGGCGACCTCGACTTCGCCCGGCGCTGCGTGGACCGCGGCTTCACCCTGTCCTTCGCGGGCACCGCGACCTTCCGCAACGCGCACGCGCTGCGCGAGGCGGCGCGCTGGGTGCCGGGCGATCACGTGCTGGTCGAGACGGACGCGCCGTTCCTCACCCCGCACCCGTACCGGGGTCGCCCGAACGAACCATACTGCGCGAACTACACGCTCCGGGATCTCGCGACGCTGCGTGAGGCCGATCTGGCCGAACTGGCCGCGATGATCACCCGGAACGCCGAACGGATCTTCGGGCTTCGTGACGCGGTGCGGTCGTAG
- a CDS encoding resuscitation-promoting factor, translated as MNSFNEDTDWFTPVKDVPATGVGVLDRPATPIEWDNSGWETAVFTITPNDVMEVLGPDADELLANANVDVDELIRLINAETTLLPPIIIPDEVSQDRVAGALAVEQPDAPPAVLVEAAGKWKRRFLKAAVATVLVTISGGGATAIAMDKSVTVDVDGEAKTVRTYESTVGEILADEGITVGDHDALSPSPQAKVGDGGKITLDRGRLVRATVDGEQREGWVRSVTVDEALDQLEIDDRGAWVSHDRGMDVPLQGMDLEVKSLKTITLYDGGNAPRQIQTTAVTVDELLKGENLALGPDDKLETALDLRVTNGAEVHISRTGVSVINATEPVQPPVEEIKDDTMMKGEKQVVEPGAAGEQIVTYRVTVKNGQEIGREKLGAKVTREPVARKVKVGTKLPPDGAVWDSLAKCEAGGNWAINTGNGYYGGLQFNKGTWDAYGGGQYAAYPHQATREQQIAVATKLRDARGSYSAWPGCQAKLGLP; from the coding sequence GTGAACTCGTTCAACGAGGACACCGACTGGTTTACGCCCGTGAAAGACGTCCCGGCCACCGGGGTGGGCGTCCTGGACCGACCGGCCACGCCGATCGAGTGGGACAACTCCGGCTGGGAGACGGCCGTCTTCACGATCACGCCGAACGACGTCATGGAGGTCCTCGGACCGGACGCCGACGAGCTGCTGGCGAACGCCAACGTCGACGTCGACGAGCTGATCAGGCTCATCAACGCCGAGACCACGCTCCTCCCGCCGATCATCATCCCGGACGAGGTCTCCCAGGACCGCGTCGCGGGCGCGTTGGCCGTCGAACAGCCCGACGCCCCGCCCGCCGTCCTGGTCGAAGCCGCCGGGAAGTGGAAGCGCCGCTTCCTCAAGGCCGCGGTCGCCACCGTGCTGGTGACCATCTCCGGTGGCGGCGCGACCGCCATCGCCATGGACAAGTCCGTCACGGTCGACGTGGACGGCGAGGCCAAGACGGTGCGGACCTACGAGTCCACCGTCGGCGAGATCCTGGCCGACGAGGGCATCACCGTCGGGGACCACGACGCGCTGAGCCCGAGCCCCCAGGCCAAGGTCGGCGACGGCGGCAAGATCACGCTCGACCGCGGCCGCCTGGTCAGGGCCACCGTCGACGGCGAGCAGCGCGAGGGCTGGGTCCGGTCGGTGACCGTCGACGAGGCCCTCGACCAGCTCGAGATCGACGACCGGGGCGCGTGGGTCTCCCACGACCGCGGCATGGACGTGCCGCTCCAGGGCATGGACCTGGAGGTCAAGAGCCTCAAGACGATCACGCTCTACGACGGCGGCAACGCGCCGCGCCAGATCCAGACCACCGCGGTGACGGTCGACGAGCTGCTCAAGGGCGAGAACCTCGCCCTCGGCCCGGACGACAAGCTCGAAACGGCCCTGGACCTGCGCGTCACCAACGGCGCCGAGGTCCACATCAGCCGGACGGGTGTCTCGGTGATCAACGCGACGGAGCCGGTGCAGCCGCCCGTCGAGGAGATCAAAGACGACACGATGATGAAGGGCGAGAAGCAGGTCGTCGAGCCCGGCGCGGCCGGCGAGCAGATCGTCACCTACCGCGTCACGGTCAAGAACGGCCAGGAGATCGGCCGGGAGAAGCTGGGCGCCAAGGTCACCAGGGAGCCCGTGGCCCGCAAGGTCAAGGTCGGCACCAAGCTCCCGCCGGACGGCGCGGTGTGGGACTCGCTGGCCAAGTGCGAGGCCGGCGGCAACTGGGCCATCAACACCGGCAACGGCTACTACGGCGGCCTCCAGTTCAACAAGGGCACCTGGGACGCCTACGGCGGCGGCCAGTACGCGGCCTACCCGCACCAGGCCACCCGCGAGCAGCAGATCGCCGTCGCGACCAAGCTGCGCGACGCCCGCGGCAGCTACTCCGCGTGGCCCGGGTGCCAGGCCAAGCTGGGCCTGCCGTAA
- the rsmA gene encoding 16S rRNA (adenine(1518)-N(6)/adenine(1519)-N(6))-dimethyltransferase RsmA, whose amino-acid sequence MTNASSSAGPGSSLLGPADVRRLAADLDVRPTKKLGQNFVHDPNTVRRIVASADLRPDDVVLEVGPGLGSLTLALLPACRALVAVEIDGVLAGRLPLTVAERAPGLADRLAVVHGDAMRVTADRLPHAPTALVANLPYNVAVPVVLHLLAELPSLRTGLVMVQSEVADRMAAGPGSKVYGVPSVKLAWYADARRAGPVSRSVFWPVPNVDSALVAFERHAPLSTVDQKWLFSLVDAAFAQRRKTLRGALAGWAGSPAEAERLLLAAGVDPGARGEQLGVDDFVRIAEVASAR is encoded by the coding sequence GTGACCAATGCTTCGTCGTCGGCCGGGCCGGGGAGTTCGCTCCTCGGCCCGGCCGACGTCCGTCGGCTGGCCGCCGACCTCGACGTCCGCCCCACCAAGAAGCTGGGGCAGAACTTCGTGCACGACCCGAACACGGTGCGCCGCATCGTGGCCTCGGCGGACCTGCGGCCGGACGACGTGGTGCTGGAGGTCGGACCCGGCCTGGGCTCGCTGACCCTGGCGCTGCTGCCCGCGTGCCGGGCCCTGGTGGCCGTGGAGATCGACGGGGTGCTGGCCGGCCGGCTGCCGCTCACCGTCGCCGAACGCGCGCCCGGCCTGGCCGACCGGCTCGCCGTGGTGCACGGGGACGCGATGCGCGTCACCGCCGACCGGCTGCCCCACGCGCCCACCGCGCTGGTCGCCAACCTGCCCTACAACGTGGCCGTGCCCGTGGTGCTGCACCTGCTGGCCGAGCTGCCGTCGCTGCGCACCGGCCTGGTGATGGTGCAGTCCGAGGTGGCCGACCGGATGGCCGCCGGGCCCGGCAGCAAGGTCTACGGGGTGCCGAGCGTGAAGCTCGCCTGGTACGCCGACGCCCGCCGCGCCGGCCCGGTGTCGCGCTCGGTGTTCTGGCCGGTACCCAACGTGGACTCCGCGCTGGTCGCGTTCGAGCGCCACGCACCGCTGTCCACTGTGGATCAGAAGTGGCTCTTCTCGTTGGTGGACGCGGCTTTCGCGCAGCGGCGCAAGACCCTGCGCGGTGCGCTGGCCGGGTGGGCCGGCTCGCCCGCCGAGGCCGAGCGGCTGCTGCTCGCCGCGGGCGTCGACCCCGGCGCGCGGGGGGAGCAGTTGGGCGTCGACGACTTCGTCCGGATAGCCGAGGTCGCCTCGGCCCGGTAG
- a CDS encoding methionine ABC transporter ATP-binding protein translates to MITVENLTKSFPGSTGQVRALDGVNLDVDAGTVLGVVGPSGAGKSTLARCVALLERPDSGAIRVDGTDLVSLDGTALRAARRRIGVVPQGDSLLRQRTAAGNVALPLEAAGVAGPQRRTRVAELLDLVGLTDKAGSYPDQLSGGQRQRIAVARALAASPSVLLADEPTSALDPETTGSVLTVLDRARAELGVTVLVVTHDMGVVRRICDDVAVLEDGRVVEHGKVLDLVSDAGSRTAASLLPAVDQNPAAEKAYDRVADVVLVGFAAVGALLPEATGRFGVELNLLGGGLTRLGETPVARFRVGLNGERADSALEWISEAGGAVRRTLAGPQGVAA, encoded by the coding sequence GTGATCACGGTCGAGAACCTCACCAAGTCCTTCCCCGGCAGTACCGGGCAGGTTCGCGCGCTGGACGGCGTGAACCTGGACGTCGACGCGGGCACCGTGCTCGGCGTCGTCGGCCCCAGCGGCGCCGGCAAGTCCACCCTGGCCCGGTGCGTCGCCCTGCTGGAGCGCCCCGACAGCGGCGCGATCCGCGTCGACGGCACCGACCTCGTCTCCCTCGACGGCACCGCGCTGCGCGCCGCCCGCCGGCGCATCGGCGTCGTGCCGCAGGGCGACTCGCTGCTGCGCCAGCGCACCGCCGCGGGCAACGTCGCGCTGCCGCTGGAGGCCGCGGGCGTGGCCGGGCCGCAGCGCCGCACCCGCGTCGCCGAGCTGCTGGACCTGGTGGGCCTGACCGACAAGGCCGGCAGCTACCCCGACCAGCTCTCCGGCGGCCAGCGCCAGCGCATCGCGGTGGCCCGCGCGCTCGCCGCGTCGCCGTCGGTGCTGCTGGCCGACGAGCCGACCTCCGCGCTGGACCCCGAGACCACCGGCTCGGTGCTCACCGTGCTGGACCGGGCGCGCGCCGAGCTGGGCGTGACCGTGCTCGTGGTCACCCACGACATGGGCGTGGTGCGCCGGATCTGCGACGACGTCGCGGTGCTGGAGGACGGCCGGGTCGTGGAGCACGGCAAGGTGCTCGACCTGGTCTCCGACGCCGGCAGCCGCACGGCCGCGTCGCTGCTGCCCGCCGTGGACCAGAACCCGGCGGCCGAGAAGGCGTACGACCGCGTCGCCGACGTCGTGCTGGTCGGCTTCGCCGCGGTGGGCGCGCTGCTGCCCGAGGCCACCGGCCGGTTCGGCGTCGAGCTGAACCTGCTGGGCGGCGGCCTGACCCGGCTGGGCGAGACCCCGGTCGCCCGGTTCCGCGTCGGCCTGAACGGCGAGCGCGCGGACTCGGCGCTGGAGTGGATCTCGGAGGCCGGAGGCGCGGTGCGCCGGACCCTCGCGGGTCCGCAGGGAGTTGCTGCGTGA
- a CDS encoding methionine ABC transporter permease → MRSATPWSTVFDTVLAATGETLYMVGVSTLIAVLLGTPVGVWLQLTAPGGLKPRPVLHKVLGFVVDLGRSMPFLVLLVVLTSLTRLLLGSTIGPTAAIVPLAVGAIPFVGRLVQNVLSEVHVSVVEAAVTTGASTTRIVRSVLLRESLPALVNAVGVTAIALLGYSAMAGVVGGGGLGDLAVREGYQRFNERYLWTTVAVLAVVATAIQFTANRVARAVDRRRHASV, encoded by the coding sequence GTGAGGTCTGCAACACCCTGGTCCACCGTGTTCGACACCGTGCTCGCCGCGACCGGTGAGACGTTGTACATGGTGGGCGTCTCCACCCTGATCGCGGTCCTGCTCGGCACCCCCGTCGGCGTCTGGCTCCAGCTCACCGCACCCGGTGGGCTGAAGCCGCGCCCGGTGCTCCACAAGGTGCTCGGGTTCGTCGTGGACCTCGGTCGCTCCATGCCCTTCCTGGTCCTGCTGGTGGTCCTCACCTCGCTGACCAGGCTCCTGCTCGGCAGCACCATCGGACCGACCGCCGCCATCGTGCCGCTGGCCGTCGGCGCCATCCCGTTCGTGGGCAGGCTGGTCCAGAACGTGCTGTCCGAAGTGCACGTCTCGGTGGTCGAGGCGGCGGTCACGACCGGCGCCTCGACCACCCGGATCGTCCGCAGCGTCCTGCTCCGCGAATCGCTGCCCGCCCTGGTGAACGCGGTCGGCGTGACCGCCATCGCCCTGCTCGGCTACTCGGCGATGGCCGGCGTGGTCGGCGGCGGCGGCCTCGGCGACCTCGCCGTGCGCGAGGGCTACCAGCGGTTCAACGAGCGCTACCTGTGGACCACGGTGGCCGTGCTGGCGGTCGTCGCCACCGCGATCCAGTTCACCGCCAACCGCGTGGCCCGGGCCGTCGACCGACGCCGCCACGCCTCCGTCTGA
- a CDS encoding MetQ/NlpA family ABC transporter substrate-binding protein, translating into MRIRAALLAVLLTAVGCGSGGETGAASDPNAPLKVGVSPVPHAQVLKYVADNLAASKNLKIEVVEFTDYVQPNTALVDGSLDANYFQTVPYLDTFKAESGATLEWIGPVHLEPLGLYSSKHKSLADLPAGARVAVANDATNEARGLKLLQDNGLIKVRAGAEKTATVRDIEDNPKNLEFVELEAAQLPRSLDDTDASVINGNYAIDAGLKPADDALALEKTEGNPNANGLVTRAELKDDQRIKDLLELLQSQQVKDYIKETFAGSVLAV; encoded by the coding sequence ATGCGTATTCGTGCTGCCCTGCTGGCCGTGCTGCTCACCGCTGTGGGCTGCGGGAGCGGTGGTGAGACCGGCGCGGCATCGGACCCGAACGCGCCGCTCAAGGTCGGCGTGAGCCCCGTGCCGCACGCCCAGGTGCTCAAGTACGTCGCGGACAACCTGGCCGCCTCGAAGAACCTGAAGATCGAGGTCGTCGAGTTCACCGACTACGTGCAGCCGAACACCGCGCTGGTGGACGGGTCGCTGGACGCCAACTACTTCCAGACCGTGCCCTACCTCGACACGTTCAAGGCCGAGAGCGGCGCGACCCTGGAGTGGATCGGCCCCGTGCACCTGGAGCCGCTGGGCCTGTACTCCAGCAAGCACAAGTCGCTGGCCGACCTGCCCGCCGGGGCCCGGGTGGCCGTGGCCAACGACGCCACCAACGAGGCGCGCGGCCTCAAGCTGCTCCAGGACAACGGCCTGATCAAGGTCCGGGCGGGGGCCGAGAAGACCGCGACCGTCCGCGACATCGAGGACAACCCGAAGAACCTGGAGTTCGTCGAGCTGGAGGCCGCCCAGCTGCCCCGCTCGCTCGACGACACCGACGCGTCCGTGATCAACGGCAACTACGCCATCGACGCGGGCCTCAAGCCGGCCGACGACGCCCTGGCGCTGGAGAAGACCGAGGGCAACCCCAACGCCAACGGCCTGGTAACCCGCGCCGAGCTCAAGGACGACCAGCGGATCAAGGACCTCCTCGAACTCCTCCAGTCCCAGCAGGTCAAGGACTACATCAAGGAAACCTTCGCCGGCTCCGTCCTGGCCGTCTGA